In a single window of the Desulfobacterales bacterium genome:
- a CDS encoding Na+/H+ antiporter subunit E, producing the protein MPAKKQLAAIKVALLSKEAIFRIILFAIIWWILSAGRSDSWVVGVPTVIISVFVSMALTNQSRNSWRILNIIQFVAFFAKASVRGGFDVARRVFHPRLPLNPDLVDYPLTLKKQSARILMANIISLLPGTLSVELQDKQIKVHVLDNDQDVRAELQAVESAVGALLGSDSD; encoded by the coding sequence ATGCCGGCCAAAAAGCAACTCGCAGCTATAAAAGTAGCACTCTTATCAAAAGAAGCAATATTTCGCATTATATTATTTGCAATTATCTGGTGGATTCTGTCGGCTGGTAGATCCGATTCTTGGGTGGTCGGTGTGCCAACGGTGATCATTTCTGTTTTTGTCAGTATGGCCTTGACAAATCAATCCCGTAACAGCTGGCGTATTTTGAACATCATACAATTTGTTGCTTTTTTTGCAAAAGCTTCAGTTCGTGGCGGTTTCGATGTCGCCAGACGTGTCTTTCATCCTCGGTTGCCATTGAATCCCGATTTGGTCGATTACCCATTAACGCTCAAAAAACAGTCTGCACGCATCCTCATGGCGAATATCATCAGCCTTCTTCCGGGGACGCTGAGTGTCGAATTGCAGGACAAACAAATCAAAGTTCATGTTCTTGATAACGATCAGGACGTAAGAGCCGAGCTGCAAGCCGTTGAATCGGCCGTCGGAGCGCTGCTGGGCAGTGATTCGGATTAG
- a CDS encoding DUF4040 domain-containing protein, producing MEETINATLPIFDLLLALTLVGLAWTALTAKDLFKAIVLFISFGMLMAVAWLRLQAVDIALAEAAIGAGLTGAIFIMALKRMSKNQPPKKKP from the coding sequence TTGGAAGAAACCATAAATGCCACTTTACCGATATTTGATTTGCTGCTTGCCCTGACGCTTGTAGGTCTGGCATGGACAGCTTTGACAGCTAAAGATCTTTTTAAGGCGATTGTGCTATTCATTTCATTTGGAATGCTCATGGCCGTTGCCTGGTTGCGGCTACAGGCAGTCGATATCGCCTTGGCAGAGGCTGCTATCGGTGCCGGTTTAACCGGCGCAATTTTTATCATGGCTCTTAAACGAATGTCCAAAAATCAGCCGCCTAAAAAAAAACCTTAA
- a CDS encoding MnhB domain-containing protein, which translates to MIHKIHHSSARFTFANGILSVLIIVLSAFLIWALKSLPAVSPSLRQQVLGKIEYSGVINPVTAVLLNFRAYDTLLEIGVLLLVVVGAWSFSKAPSNDPKQKFSPVLFAMVRVLVPLMILIAGYMLWVGGHAPGGAFQAGAILGAAGVFWLVTRPSTDMPKASWVFRLLLIAGFSVFLIIAFMVMLAENNFIQYPLDWAGSLILCIEAAAALSIGATLAALFLGGRLRN; encoded by the coding sequence ATGATTCATAAGATTCATCATTCTTCGGCTCGATTTACTTTTGCAAACGGAATTTTATCCGTTCTGATAATCGTGCTGTCTGCATTTTTGATATGGGCCTTAAAATCCTTGCCTGCCGTCTCACCAAGTTTACGGCAACAAGTTCTTGGCAAAATTGAATACAGTGGCGTTATAAATCCGGTCACAGCCGTGCTACTGAACTTTCGGGCATATGATACGTTGCTCGAAATAGGGGTATTGCTTTTGGTCGTAGTCGGCGCGTGGTCGTTTAGCAAGGCACCATCGAATGACCCGAAACAAAAATTTAGCCCCGTATTGTTCGCCATGGTTCGAGTTCTTGTTCCTTTAATGATTCTTATAGCCGGGTATATGCTATGGGTTGGCGGGCATGCACCTGGCGGCGCGTTTCAGGCCGGTGCCATTTTGGGGGCTGCGGGTGTGTTTTGGTTAGTAACCCGTCCTTCCACTGACATGCCAAAAGCCTCTTGGGTGTTTAGATTATTGCTTATCGCGGGATTTTCGGTGTTTTTGATCATTGCCTTTATGGTCATGTTGGCTGAAAATAATTTCATACAGTACCCCTTGGATTGGGCGGGCAGTTTGATTTTATGTATTGAGGCTGCTGCAGCGCTTTCTATCGGAGCGACTCTGGCAGCGCTATTTCTGGGAGGACGTCTGCGAAACTGA
- a CDS encoding proton-conducting transporter membrane subunit: protein MSFDAFLPLIIILSSLIPGIIIFMLPEARHGWRTLLNMLGASIKMLLIGVMIWGIFNGHVYETRLPLLPGLDLVLHADKMSVLIAALSAILWFVTTIYAIGYLEDSPQPRSRFFGFFSLCVSSTMGIALAGNLMTFLLFYEMLTISTYPLVVHRGTNKSMRAGQIYLAYTLSGGTVLLLAIAWLKSLVGPLDFTAGGMLAGFAQQYHHEFKIIFFLLIAGLGVKAALVPLHGWLPMAMIAPAPVSALLHAVAVVKAGAFGIVRVVYDVYGVELAQQLGLLNPLAYLASFTIIYGSVKALYQDELKKRLAYSTVSQVSYIALGAGLFGPIATIGGVVHLVHQGLMKITLFFCAGNLAETLGIHHVGEINGAGRRMPWTMAAFTIGAMGMIGIPPMAGFISKWYLGTGALAAGQDWVILVLLSSSILNAGYFLPIIYRAWFKEPPDTWPAEHVFGRFETHWLLFIPPLITAFLALMVGLLADAPFSPLEWTRLIAAAEYSP, encoded by the coding sequence ATGAGTTTTGATGCTTTTTTGCCCCTAATCATTATTCTAAGCTCACTGATTCCCGGTATCATCATTTTCATGTTGCCGGAAGCCCGCCACGGTTGGCGTACGCTTTTAAACATGCTCGGCGCCTCGATCAAAATGCTGCTGATCGGTGTCATGATCTGGGGTATTTTTAATGGTCATGTTTACGAAACGCGTCTGCCATTATTGCCGGGTTTGGATTTGGTGTTACATGCCGATAAAATGTCAGTGCTCATCGCAGCTTTGTCCGCTATTTTATGGTTTGTGACCACCATTTACGCGATTGGTTACCTGGAAGATTCACCACAGCCCCGCAGCCGGTTTTTTGGGTTTTTCAGCTTGTGTGTGAGTTCAACTATGGGTATTGCATTGGCCGGCAATTTGATGACCTTCTTGCTGTTTTATGAAATGTTGACGATTTCCACCTATCCGCTGGTTGTTCATCGCGGAACAAATAAAAGCATGCGGGCCGGCCAAATTTACCTAGCCTATACCCTTAGCGGTGGGACGGTGCTGCTGCTCGCCATCGCCTGGCTAAAATCTCTGGTCGGCCCCCTGGATTTTACGGCAGGGGGCATGCTGGCAGGTTTTGCACAGCAGTATCATCATGAATTCAAAATCATTTTTTTTCTATTAATTGCCGGTTTGGGGGTAAAAGCGGCACTGGTTCCGCTACACGGCTGGCTGCCAATGGCAATGATCGCCCCGGCACCCGTAAGTGCTTTACTTCACGCCGTAGCCGTCGTTAAAGCCGGGGCCTTTGGTATTGTAAGGGTTGTGTATGATGTTTACGGTGTTGAGCTGGCACAGCAATTGGGACTGCTAAATCCGTTGGCCTATCTGGCTTCTTTTACCATCATATACGGCTCAGTAAAGGCCCTATACCAGGATGAATTAAAAAAGCGATTGGCCTATTCCACGGTGAGCCAGGTTTCCTATATTGCTCTGGGGGCCGGCCTTTTTGGTCCAATTGCGACCATTGGCGGAGTGGTTCATCTGGTTCATCAAGGATTAATGAAAATCACTCTTTTTTTCTGCGCAGGAAATTTGGCCGAAACTCTGGGCATCCATCACGTTGGCGAAATAAACGGCGCGGGACGCCGGATGCCCTGGACGATGGCCGCATTTACCATCGGTGCCATGGGAATGATCGGCATACCGCCGATGGCCGGTTTTATCAGCAAGTGGTATCTGGGAACAGGGGCTTTGGCCGCCGGCCAAGATTGGGTTATCCTCGTGCTGCTATCCAGCAGCATACTGAACGCCGGCTATTTTTTGCCGATCATTTACAGGGCCTGGTTCAAAGAGCCCCCTGACACCTGGCCCGCCGAGCATGTTTTCGGCAGGTTTGAAACTCATTGGTTGCTTTTTATACCACCTTTGATTACCGCATTTTTGGCGCTGATGGTCGGTTTGCTGGCGGATGCACCATTTAGTCCCTTGGAGTGGACACGCCTGATTGCAGCAGCAGAGTACAGTCCATAA
- a CDS encoding proton-conducting transporter membrane subunit, protein MSFFDTIPWMIWIVTLPLAAAILTFLFPRIAAGLSLLLGFTMSIPAIGLCMQVVRMGSQRYAIGGWGAPLGIELYADGLATAMIALTALVALSTTVYARSYFSHTQPIQDQPERPSTDYFWPLWMFLWAALNALFLSGDIFNLYVTLELTSLSAVALVALAGGAALKAAMRYLLVSLLGSLIYLLGVVYLYAFTGTLSLSALGSRIDGSLACLTALALMAGGLIMKTALFPMHFWLPPAHASAPAPVSAALSGLVVKASFYLLLRLWFDVFMTAVTVPISDILGLMGAAAVFWGSINALRAKRLKLLVAYSTVAQLGYLFLVFPLVGTLKDGVTAWLGCIYFILAHACAKAAAFFSAGAIRYALGHDNIDDMVGIVRCLPVPVFAFAIAGISLIGLPPSGGFIAKWLLINAALVHGQWWWVVLILAGGLFSAAYIFRVFSKTFAYKTEFVDAHPISLSFQYPALGLALLTLVLGIIAPYPLTLLLIDSPLSGPVLQMVLP, encoded by the coding sequence ATGTCTTTTTTTGATACCATACCGTGGATGATATGGATTGTAACGTTGCCCTTAGCCGCAGCAATTTTGACATTTCTATTTCCACGGATTGCGGCCGGTTTGAGTTTGCTCCTGGGTTTTACGATGTCGATTCCAGCGATTGGGCTGTGTATGCAGGTTGTTCGAATGGGCTCTCAACGGTATGCGATTGGTGGCTGGGGTGCTCCGCTCGGAATCGAGCTTTATGCGGACGGACTTGCCACCGCTATGATTGCCCTGACAGCACTTGTGGCGCTGAGCACAACCGTATATGCGAGGTCGTATTTTTCACATACGCAACCGATTCAAGACCAGCCCGAACGCCCGAGCACGGATTATTTTTGGCCGTTATGGATGTTTTTATGGGCAGCATTGAACGCACTTTTTCTATCCGGCGATATTTTCAATTTATACGTTACCCTGGAACTCACCAGTCTTTCTGCAGTTGCCCTCGTGGCCCTGGCCGGTGGTGCTGCGCTCAAAGCAGCCATGCGATATCTGCTCGTAAGCCTACTGGGATCTTTGATCTATTTATTGGGAGTCGTTTATTTATACGCATTTACAGGCACACTCAGTTTGAGTGCCCTCGGAAGTCGCATTGACGGTTCATTGGCTTGCTTGACCGCTTTAGCCCTGATGGCCGGCGGTTTGATTATGAAAACCGCTCTATTTCCCATGCATTTTTGGCTCCCTCCCGCCCATGCCAGTGCGCCGGCTCCGGTCAGTGCAGCGCTATCCGGGCTGGTTGTTAAGGCTTCTTTTTATCTTTTGCTGCGGCTCTGGTTTGATGTTTTCATGACGGCGGTCACGGTACCCATTTCCGATATCCTCGGCCTGATGGGCGCTGCAGCTGTTTTTTGGGGTTCAATCAATGCGCTTAGAGCTAAACGCCTAAAGCTTTTAGTCGCCTATTCAACTGTGGCGCAGTTAGGTTATTTATTTCTGGTCTTTCCACTGGTTGGGACACTTAAAGATGGCGTAACAGCCTGGCTTGGGTGTATCTATTTTATTCTTGCGCATGCCTGTGCCAAGGCAGCGGCATTTTTTTCGGCAGGTGCTATCCGATACGCCTTGGGTCACGATAATATCGATGATATGGTTGGTATCGTTCGCTGCCTGCCGGTACCCGTTTTCGCTTTTGCAATCGCGGGTATCAGCCTAATTGGTTTGCCACCCAGCGGTGGTTTCATCGCCAAGTGGCTTTTGATCAACGCAGCCCTGGTTCACGGCCAGTGGTGGTGGGTGGTTTTAATTTTAGCCGGCGGGCTGTTTTCCGCCGCCTATATATTCAGGGTTTTCTCCAAAACATTTGCGTATAAAACGGAATTCGTTGACGCTCACCCCATATCGTTAAGCTTTCAATACCCGGCCCTCGGGTTAGCGCTTTTGACACTCGTGTTGGGGATCATCGCGCCCTACCCGTTGACGTTGCTGCTTATCGATTCCCCGCTGAGCGGCCCGGTTCTTCAAATGGTCTTGCCATGA
- the mnhG gene encoding monovalent cation/H(+) antiporter subunit G yields the protein MNIREIVGLVMMLLGVPFFLAGTIGLLRLPDVFTRSHALTKADNLGLGLIVMGLIVQAEVWTSALKLFLTWILVLISSAGVCHIVANTAVRRGIKIWKKP from the coding sequence ATGAATATTAGGGAAATCGTGGGATTGGTTATGATGTTGCTGGGGGTACCCTTTTTTTTAGCCGGTACGATCGGCCTTTTAAGGCTTCCTGATGTGTTTACACGGTCGCATGCGCTAACAAAGGCAGATAATCTTGGCCTTGGACTCATCGTTATGGGTCTAATTGTCCAGGCAGAGGTCTGGACCAGTGCATTAAAATTGTTTTTGACATGGATTTTGGTTCTCATTTCAAGTGCCGGTGTTTGTCATATAGTTGCCAATACTGCTGTTAGGAGAGGAATTAAAATTTGGAAGAAACCATAA
- a CDS encoding cation-transporting P-type ATPase produces METLFSRHWHATDPKNAARFLDSNLEFGLDQFETRRRQAHFGPNILTPKKKQNPLLLFMQQFHQPLVYILIAAAVVTIFLQEWVESSFIAGVILINAIIGFLQESKAVAAIEALAQSMKTEATVIRSGRQERVDAAVLVPGDIVLLQSGEKVPSDMRLFDVHTLRVDESALTGESVPVDKVHDSLDRSLPLADRINMAYASTLVTYGRATGIVTATGDKTEVGRISKLISTATELQTPLTRKITQFSRYLLVVILLLAGLTFFVGLWRGEPLVDMFLAAVALAVGAIPEGMPAAITIMLAMGVSRMAKRQAIIRKLPAVETLGSTTVICSDKTGTLTQNEMTVQEIFTAAGSYSVDGSGYNPDGEIKPIGGDASALDSESFRECLICGVLCNDSMYSENEGQWRIDGDPTEGALIVAAVKAGIDLELLRKNLPRDDEIPFDSGRQYMATLNSNPNTGERCIYMKGALETMLHRCTSTLNKNGELIGLNHADISQAATDLAAKGLRVLTFAKSKPLSDDQGIERAEKVNDLIFLGFQAMMDPPRESTYKAVERCRRAGIEVKMITGDHALTAEAIANQIQMYDPSEDGQQPVVQGAEMAEMNDERLTEVANSAFVFARVTPEQKLRLVEALQEESHVVAMTGDGVNDAPALRKADIGVAMGHQGTEVAKEAADMVLLDDNFATIVAAVEEGRSVFDNLIKFIVWTLPTNLGEGLVILAAVFAGVTLPILPIQILWINMSTAVLLGLMLAFEPRESDIMQRTPRDPKLPILTGELVFRIFFVGFLMLIGGFGLFELAELRGMDIDRARTIAVNVFIFTEIFYLFNSRSLNYSVLRIGLFTNPWAFAGVAVMVILQMLFTYLPQANFIFKSAPIGLADWAKILGFALLVFFLVEIEKALRQRRKQKKSKP; encoded by the coding sequence ATGGAGACACTTTTTAGCCGACACTGGCATGCAACAGACCCCAAAAATGCCGCTCGTTTTCTTGACAGCAATCTGGAATTCGGTCTTGACCAGTTTGAAACACGTCGCCGCCAGGCGCATTTCGGCCCCAACATCCTCACACCGAAAAAGAAGCAAAATCCACTGCTGCTGTTCATGCAGCAATTTCACCAGCCCCTGGTTTACATCCTCATTGCCGCTGCTGTGGTGACCATTTTTCTGCAGGAATGGGTTGAGTCCTCTTTTATAGCCGGCGTCATTCTGATCAACGCCATCATCGGCTTTCTGCAGGAGTCAAAAGCCGTGGCGGCTATTGAAGCTCTGGCGCAGTCCATGAAGACCGAAGCTACGGTCATTCGATCCGGCCGGCAGGAGAGAGTGGATGCGGCGGTCCTTGTTCCTGGCGACATTGTTCTGCTGCAAAGCGGCGAGAAAGTGCCGTCCGACATGCGCCTTTTCGATGTTCATACATTGCGTGTGGACGAATCTGCCTTGACCGGCGAATCTGTTCCGGTTGACAAAGTGCATGATTCTTTGGACCGCAGCCTGCCATTGGCGGATCGCATCAACATGGCCTATGCCTCAACACTGGTGACCTATGGCCGAGCGACGGGTATCGTGACGGCCACCGGAGACAAAACCGAAGTGGGTCGCATTTCGAAGCTGATTTCGACCGCAACCGAACTGCAGACGCCGCTGACGCGCAAAATCACCCAGTTCAGCCGCTACCTGCTGGTCGTCATTTTACTGCTGGCAGGCTTGACTTTCTTTGTGGGGTTGTGGCGCGGTGAACCGCTGGTTGACATGTTTCTGGCTGCCGTTGCCCTTGCAGTAGGCGCGATCCCTGAGGGTATGCCGGCGGCCATAACCATCATGTTGGCCATGGGGGTGTCTCGTATGGCCAAACGTCAGGCCATCATCCGAAAGCTTCCAGCAGTCGAAACACTCGGTAGTACGACAGTCATCTGTTCCGACAAAACCGGTACCCTGACCCAGAATGAAATGACGGTGCAGGAGATCTTCACGGCAGCGGGCAGTTATTCTGTGGACGGGTCCGGCTACAACCCTGATGGAGAAATCAAACCCATTGGAGGGGACGCCTCCGCCCTTGATTCCGAGTCCTTCCGCGAATGCCTGATTTGTGGTGTATTGTGTAATGATAGTATGTATTCGGAAAATGAAGGGCAATGGAGAATAGACGGCGATCCCACTGAAGGAGCCCTGATTGTCGCGGCAGTCAAGGCCGGTATCGATCTCGAGCTGCTTCGCAAAAACCTCCCTCGCGATGACGAAATTCCATTTGATTCCGGTCGACAGTACATGGCCACCTTAAATTCGAACCCGAATACTGGCGAACGCTGCATCTACATGAAAGGCGCCCTCGAGACGATGTTGCACCGCTGCACATCAACACTGAACAAAAATGGCGAACTGATCGGGTTGAATCACGCCGATATATCTCAGGCGGCAACAGATCTCGCCGCTAAAGGCCTGAGGGTACTGACTTTCGCCAAATCCAAACCGCTCAGTGACGATCAGGGAATCGAACGGGCGGAAAAAGTGAATGATCTTATTTTTCTCGGGTTCCAGGCAATGATGGATCCGCCGCGGGAAAGCACGTACAAGGCGGTGGAGAGATGCCGGCGAGCGGGCATTGAAGTGAAAATGATCACTGGTGACCATGCCTTGACCGCTGAAGCCATTGCAAATCAAATCCAAATGTACGACCCCTCCGAAGACGGACAGCAGCCTGTTGTCCAAGGTGCTGAGATGGCTGAGATGAACGACGAGCGCCTCACCGAAGTTGCAAATAGCGCATTTGTGTTTGCACGAGTGACGCCGGAGCAGAAGCTGCGGCTGGTGGAGGCCTTGCAGGAAGAATCACATGTTGTTGCCATGACGGGCGACGGGGTCAACGACGCACCGGCGCTCCGCAAGGCCGATATCGGCGTTGCCATGGGGCATCAAGGCACTGAGGTTGCCAAGGAAGCAGCGGATATGGTGCTGTTGGATGATAATTTTGCCACTATTGTTGCCGCCGTCGAGGAAGGCAGAAGCGTGTTTGACAATCTAATTAAATTTATAGTCTGGACGCTGCCGACAAATCTCGGTGAAGGTTTGGTCATACTTGCAGCTGTTTTCGCGGGTGTGACACTGCCGATCCTGCCGATACAGATTCTGTGGATAAATATGAGCACCGCCGTGCTGCTCGGATTAATGCTGGCATTTGAGCCGCGGGAATCGGATATCATGCAGCGTACGCCGCGCGATCCCAAGCTGCCTATTTTGACCGGGGAATTGGTTTTCCGCATTTTTTTTGTGGGGTTTTTGATGTTGATAGGTGGTTTTGGTTTGTTCGAATTGGCGGAATTGCGCGGAATGGATATTGATCGGGCACGCACGATTGCGGTAAACGTGTTTATATTTACCGAAATTTTTTATCTGTTCAACAGCCGCTCTTTAAATTATTCTGTATTGCGCATCGGATTATTTACGAACCCCTGGGCGTTCGCCGGTGTAGCGGTTATGGTGATTTTGCAGATGCTTTTCACTTATTTGCCCCAAGCTAATTTTATATTCAAGAGTGCTCCCATTGGGTTGGCGGATTGGGCTAAAATACTGGGCTTCGCCTTGCTGGTCTTTTTTCTGGTGGAAATTGAAAAGGCGCTTCGTCAGCGCAGGAAGCAAAAAAAATCAAAACCGTAG
- a CDS encoding cation:proton antiporter subunit C: MNTVTLYCIVGIILFAMALYALIVYDHLLRKILALNIMGSGIFLMLVAVAHRPPNTPSDPVPHAMVLTGIVVAVSATALALTLACRISELDEHIQQPQSKTE, translated from the coding sequence ATGAATACGGTTACCCTTTATTGTATCGTCGGTATCATTTTATTCGCCATGGCGCTTTATGCATTAATCGTTTATGACCATCTCCTGCGCAAAATCCTGGCATTAAATATCATGGGCAGCGGCATATTTCTTATGCTCGTGGCGGTGGCACACCGACCACCGAATACCCCGTCCGATCCAGTGCCCCATGCAATGGTTTTGACAGGGATCGTGGTCGCGGTGAGCGCCACTGCCTTGGCATTGACGCTGGCCTGTCGAATTTCCGAGTTAGACGAACACATTCAACAACCCCAAAGCAAAACCGAATAA
- a CDS encoding monovalent cation/H+ antiporter complex subunit F, whose protein sequence is MDQIYLTIAAFILITLVIGLLRVFWGPTRADRILSAQLMGTTGVAIILLLSQAMQMSSLVDVALIFALLSAVTATVFISRFWQNSK, encoded by the coding sequence TTGGATCAGATCTACTTAACTATTGCAGCATTCATATTGATCACGCTTGTCATTGGTCTTTTGCGTGTTTTTTGGGGACCGACCCGCGCGGATCGAATACTTTCTGCTCAGCTTATGGGCACCACCGGAGTGGCAATCATTCTGTTACTCTCACAAGCGATGCAAATGTCAAGCCTTGTTGATGTGGCGTTGATATTTGCATTGCTGTCGGCGGTAACCGCAACAGTATTTATATCGCGGTTTTGGCAGAATTCCAAATAA
- a CDS encoding complex I subunit 5 family protein gives MAPWSALPALAVSVTGPFGGHAELTWFLLEIQLGLDAVARTFLFFTALLWFLSGIYGQRYLATDPRRSRFFFFYLLAMSGNFGLIIAQDMITFYVFFAIMSFSSYGLVVHNQDKDALRAGKIYIILVIVGEILLFTALALIFRTTGSLSLNAITSIPLNHLVILLVLVGFGIKAGALPLHVWLPLAHPAAPTPASAVLSGAMIKAGLLGWLRFLPWGQPAAAIWGSPCIVAGMLAAFFGVIVGLNQKNPKTLLAYSSISQMGLMTAGIGIGLLLPDAAPLVIAAVSVYAVHHGFAKGALFLSVGFTSGTVKNYWMRVFLAGGTGLAALALAGAPFTSGMIAKTALKSTVNLLGGPGSEWLNFLLPFAAVGTSLLMICFLRLIRPDQSKDDHLSAGLWLPWMFVVMLVVIAVWYLAEARLAVSKALSPTTLWVATWPVGLSVGLYSIFYFFRRKSDRKIEHIIPAGDILAMFNRIPLDRISNWLQKLLQIPGVIKAHINDITQRFSKRFIRQDLLDQLEQRLVRWPMAGILFAGLICAFLFMLAVG, from the coding sequence TTGGCACCATGGTCGGCTTTGCCGGCTCTGGCTGTAAGTGTAACAGGCCCGTTCGGCGGGCATGCCGAGTTGACCTGGTTTCTACTTGAAATACAATTGGGCTTGGATGCCGTTGCACGCACATTTTTATTTTTCACGGCGCTGTTGTGGTTTTTATCCGGGATCTACGGTCAGCGGTATTTGGCCACCGATCCTCGTCGATCACGCTTTTTTTTCTTTTATTTGCTGGCGATGAGCGGCAATTTCGGCCTGATTATCGCCCAGGATATGATCACTTTTTATGTGTTTTTTGCGATAATGAGTTTTTCTTCCTACGGTCTGGTGGTCCATAATCAGGACAAGGATGCCCTTCGAGCTGGAAAAATCTATATCATTTTGGTTATCGTCGGTGAAATTTTACTGTTCACAGCATTGGCGCTGATTTTTCGGACAACCGGCTCATTAAGCCTGAATGCGATAACATCGATACCGTTAAACCATCTGGTCATTTTGCTTGTGCTGGTTGGATTTGGCATCAAGGCCGGCGCCTTACCGTTGCATGTTTGGCTACCGTTAGCGCATCCGGCGGCCCCGACACCGGCCAGTGCGGTCTTGAGCGGTGCCATGATCAAAGCGGGCTTGCTCGGATGGCTGCGATTTCTTCCGTGGGGACAGCCTGCAGCGGCAATCTGGGGCTCACCCTGCATTGTTGCCGGCATGCTGGCTGCCTTTTTCGGGGTGATCGTGGGCCTGAATCAAAAAAATCCCAAAACACTTCTGGCTTATTCCAGCATCAGTCAAATGGGCCTGATGACAGCCGGTATCGGAATAGGGCTTTTATTACCCGATGCTGCACCTTTGGTGATCGCAGCAGTTTCGGTCTATGCCGTCCACCACGGTTTTGCCAAAGGTGCGCTTTTCCTCAGTGTCGGTTTCACATCGGGCACAGTAAAAAATTATTGGATGCGTGTTTTCTTGGCGGGAGGAACCGGCCTGGCAGCTTTAGCGCTGGCCGGGGCACCTTTTACCAGCGGCATGATTGCGAAAACAGCATTAAAATCTACCGTTAATCTGTTGGGGGGCCCCGGGTCTGAATGGCTTAATTTTTTGCTGCCGTTTGCTGCTGTGGGAACATCGCTATTGATGATTTGTTTCTTGCGTTTGATACGACCCGATCAATCCAAAGACGATCATCTGTCAGCGGGGTTGTGGCTGCCGTGGATGTTTGTGGTCATGCTTGTCGTCATCGCAGTATGGTATTTGGCTGAGGCCAGGCTGGCTGTTAGCAAAGCACTCAGCCCCACAACGCTGTGGGTTGCAACCTGGCCGGTAGGTCTCAGTGTCGGCCTCTACAGCATTTTTTATTTTTTTAGGCGCAAAAGCGATCGCAAAATAGAGCACATCATACCGGCCGGCGATATATTGGCAATGTTTAACCGCATACCGTTAGATCGTATTTCCAATTGGCTCCAAAAATTGCTGCAAATCCCGGGGGTTATAAAGGCGCATATCAACGATATCACCCAGCGTTTTTCAAAACGATTCATACGACAGGATTTATTGGATCAACTCGAGCAAAGGCTGGTCCGCTGGCCGATGGCAGGTATTCTGTTTGCTGGTCTTATATGTGCTTTTTTATTCATGTTGGCCGTTGGCTGA
- a CDS encoding tellurite resistance TerB family protein: protein MADMNKLLGQLLGSGAAGGFAGGLAGGLAGNLLTNKSGRKMGKKALKMGGIAAVGALAYAAYQRYSSGQGTADNVAPQPVDTELAPAPEGSAFLPAKDDSAGQASLGLTLVRAMIAAARSDGRLDAQESQAIFQRIESLGLDPESRGLLVAEMGRPVDMDEIVASATSPEVAAEIYIASLLAIDVDTAAEESYLNMLAARLNIPPELAIELRRQVEAQSGH, encoded by the coding sequence ATGGCCGATATGAACAAGTTGTTAGGTCAGCTGCTTGGAAGCGGTGCGGCTGGCGGTTTTGCCGGTGGATTGGCCGGCGGACTGGCCGGCAATCTATTAACCAACAAATCGGGCCGCAAAATGGGCAAAAAAGCCCTCAAAATGGGTGGAATTGCTGCCGTCGGAGCGCTCGCCTATGCCGCATACCAGCGGTACAGCTCCGGCCAAGGCACTGCTGATAACGTTGCACCTCAACCTGTTGATACTGAGCTTGCCCCGGCTCCCGAGGGATCGGCGTTCTTACCGGCCAAAGATGACTCGGCCGGTCAAGCGTCACTGGGATTGACCCTGGTTCGCGCCATGATTGCAGCGGCAAGATCAGACGGGCGGCTCGATGCTCAGGAAAGCCAGGCCATTTTTCAGCGGATCGAGTCGTTGGGTCTGGATCCCGAAAGTCGGGGCTTGCTGGTGGCGGAAATGGGGCGGCCGGTGGACATGGATGAGATCGTCGCAAGTGCTACCAGCCCCGAAGTGGCGGCTGAAATCTATATCGCCTCCTTGCTGGCTATCGATGTGGATACCGCCGCCGAGGAATCCTACTTGAATATGCTGGCTGCGCGTTTGAATATTCCGCCGGAGTTGGCCATAGAACTGCGCCGCCAGGTTGAGGCTCAAAGCGGTCATTAA